GGACAGTGTTCAGTGTATTTTCATGCCTGCAGATGCAGCTACAACCTTGTACAATGCTCTCCAGTCAGCTTTATATAGCATTGCTGAAACTAGCTCAGGTCTAGTGAATTTCCCTGAAGTCCTTTTTTTAAGAAGCTCACttccattaagaaaaaaaaaaaaaaaaaaaaaaaaaaaaaagagagaaacagcatGTAGGATTTACAGTGAAGCATCACTTAAAGGATTAGgggagtgaaataaaaatagcattatGCAAACTGTGTGGGAAAAACAGAGACACTGCATGAAGATGTTGCACTACACAGTATCCCCCAGACTCTAATAAAACTGTTTATGGCAGAAGAAACATGTACCCAGCAGAGATTCAGAAACAGGTTAGGGAATGTCAATGTGACAGAGGAAGCCTGTTCAAATAACTTAGATACAACTCTGAGGACTGAAAACCATCTCACTATTGCAAATAAAAGGTAATGGTATAACAGCTGTGACCAGTGGAGGCCTGTGGAGGACTGTAAAAAGATCTGATAGCATTTGTTCTGTTGAATGTATTTTACAGTAACCACATAAACAGCACCTACAGCATATTCAAATAGGAGATGTAAAGACCACTAAGGATAGGAAAGGTCTGTGACCTTAAGTACTGTAGAGGGGGGTAAAGAAGTGCAACACAGACAAGCCACAGCAGAGACAACGGCAGAAGGATTAATGACTTTTCAGAACAACTGGCTGTCATTGCAATTCCAGCCAGTGGGAGCCAAGCAGAAGATGCTAATAAGCTGGAAGGGGTTTAGGAAACAGTAGGGTAACTATTTCAGGGCCCAGGGGACACAAGTAAATCACTATCATACAGCTTAAGAGAGCAATGTATCATGTCATGGGTTAGAAGTATCTTAATACAGAGGGTGTAAAAGAATTAAATGCCAATTAAGTAACAGGTGCCTGCTGGGAATTTGAACAGGATAGGATATTAAGAGCTCTGAAACAGCAAAAACCATTCCTAAATGAAATACTATGGCAAAAGGCATTGTCATGTAGCACATTAAAGGAGATCTACACCAGCTCCAAAGCAATGGCAATACTGTGAGGAACTCCCAGCATTACTTCTGGAGTGCAGAGAGCAAATGTACACATTTTTCTGATCACAAAAGAACCTCTTTAcccctttttgctttgttgctgCTTCACTGTGGCTTTGGTAggttttgcagttttcttcccACTGGTCATCTGCTTGCACACTCTTGTTCTCATACCACTCTGCACCTGCAGTAGTTCCTCAAAAGACATGTAAGATTCATCTGGAAGAGAGTGCAGGACACACCTGAACCAAACAGCTTCTCAAAGCACTTCCCACCCCCAAATTGCACCAAGAGGGATGTCCTGGAATCTGAGACAGTGACACAAGCAGAGTGGTGCCATACAActgcacagaagaaagaagccacTGCATCTCTCAGCCTTTGACCTCTTTCTCATTAATCACAGCAGTCTTCAGCACGAGAATAGTGTCCCCGTCTCCCCAGTGTGTCTTTGCTTCTTTCTCAGTAGCACACACAAGATCAGTTCAGAGCTTTTACCTGGTACAAAGAGCAGCATGAGCTCTGCACTGGGCTATAATTTGGTCACATTGCAAGTTCTGAGGAGTCCTCACTCCTTCACTTTAGCAGACTCATCTTGTCCCACCACCTTGGAGGACCATCCCCATATCTCTCGCACCATGAGACCGGCCAGAAGGTGCAGGAAAACCATACGGCCTGTCTGTTAAGACACTCTCCCCACTGCACATCTCTGATATCTCTGCTCAAACTGCAACAAAGTGATTCGCAAGGCAGAGCCTCCTCAGCACCTCAGAGGCCTGTAAACTATTGAAATGCAGACATTCAACCTCCACCATCTCGCTACCAATAGGAACAGATTATAGCCTGATGTgctgtaggaagaaaaaaactccacaacTCTAATAAGCAGTTTCATATTCCAGCCCTGCCTTGAGCTCCCCACAGTGTTATTTGCACCTTGTGTTTGATAAAATATTCCTTGTCCCCCCTGACTGTCGACTAAAAGACCaacaagaaacagcaaaaccagttcTACCCAAAGTGCTGGTGAATGTGCAAGGTATTCTTCTGGAATTTTCTGTTGCTAGATTTTCTTTAATATGTCTCAGCGTCAGTATTATCAACAATTATTTCCGAAGTTACACCTCTGGGTGTTCAGGACCAGCAAtcataaaacatttcttaagGCAGCACTTGAATAtgcttgttctgttttctggatGATGGTAGATGCAAGAAGGAAGAGCAGGGTTTGCACTGCCTCCCTTCTGAAGGAGGAAGTCTTAGCAAGCACCACCTGGGTGGCATTTGCCTGCTCAACACCTCTGAGCAGCACTAGGCAGGTGGTCTTTCTGAAACTTTGCAGTACACTATGGATTTGGCACAAAACACTCTAACTGTGGCCTAGCAAAAGCCACCATATCCTGCCTGTGGCGGGCTGACCCTTGGTGGACACCAGGTGCCTGAAACAGCTACTCTTatcactcccctcagctggacagAGGGGAGAAGATATAACAAAAGGTTTGTGGGTCAAggtaaggacagggagagatcacTCACGAAttacaacacagcaaagcagactTGATGTGGGGAAAATTGATTTATTACCAATCCAATCAGAGgaagataatgagaaataaaacccaaatcttaaagcaccttccccccacccctccctttttcctggGCCCAGCTCCACTTctgatttctcttcctcctctcccccagcagtgcagggaaatggggaatgggggttgtggtcagttcatcacacgTTGTCTCTGCCACTCACTCTCTTCTCTTGCTCCAGTGTGGGGACCCTCCCACAGAAGACAGTCCTCTACAAACTTCTCCAACACaagtccttcccacaggctgcagttcttcatgaacTGCTCTAGCATGGGTGCCTTCCAAAGGGTGCAGCCCTTCAGggacagactgctccagcagtgtcacaagtcctgccagcaaacctgcttcAGGGTGGGCTCCTCTCTTTACAGGTCCACAGCTTCTGCCAGGAGCTTGCTCCAACACAGTCTTCCCAtggggtcacagcctcctttgggGATCCACCTGCTCCATCCCATCCAGCCTggggtcctccacaggctgcagataGATATCTGCTCTACCATGGGCttccatgggttgcagggggacagcctaCCTCACCATGGGAAGGAATCTCTGCTGTgatgcctggagcacctcctccccctccccttcgCCACAGACTTGTGTAGCAttcccactaccaaaaccttgccacacaaaccaaaatacaCTGCCCCGTGACACAAGTTTTCTGCATACTCTGCCCAAATCTGCTGTCAAATACAGAAAGCAACATGACGTTAGTCACACTGGCTCAGAGCACAGATTCGTCATTCCAGTCACCCTCATCTCAGCAATAAACTAGACTTTCTGCTTCAGAATCTACTCACACCATCCAGAAAACATGAGCATATCCAAGCACTGCCTCAATAAATGttgtctttctgcttcttctgaatACCAAGGAACCCTGCTGTGACAACACTGGTGAGTGAGGACAGTTAAGGGAACATCATTTACCCAGTTTGCCCAGCACTCCTTCACTGCACTGCTTCCCCCAAAACACCCTTCTCACTTATCTTACTGCAGTCTCCTGTCCTCTCTTGCTCGGGCTCCCACAAACACCCTTTCCCTCTGTCTTCTTAGGGTTGACAGCACTGTCAGTCTTTCTGACCTCCCTCACAACCTCcatctgtgccagtgtctctcTTGTGCACTCCTGCCTGCCCAGAGCATGAAACCACCTTCAGCCCAAAGAACTGTTCAGGTGAGAGCCAAGTGCCAAGCAGCTCAGCAATTTAAAGTAATCACACTGTTGGGGTTCACAGGAAACCcaagtttttcttcagaaaaccaATGAATTCTAGGACTTGACCAAGAGCATCTGCCACCACACTGTCCAAATTCAGTGCAGGTAGCTTCAGAATGCTGCACTATGCGAAAAATCTGTGCTAATGACACAAATCACAGGGATACAGAGCAATTAATCAGTATATAGGGAAATATTTGAGTATCACTGGATACTCAAAACGTTACAGGACAGACAAGCAAAAGACCCTGAACAACAACAGTccaaaaggcaaagaaagcattaaagTAGAGCAAGAATTACATGGAAGCTGCTCTAACAATTTCACAAAGGCAGATAAGAAACCATCACTTGCACTACAATACTCCATTTGGCTTCAAATCCAAATACTGTTAAAACAGCAAAGGCTTACAAGATGTCAGTTGAAAACACAATAAAGACACTATCTAAAAAGATGTGACATTTAGTAAAGGACTAGAAAATACATATGGTATAAATCAGACAAAGCGAAGGCATGCAGAGCTTCCActgagaaaacatttcaataCAGATATGGGACACTGGACAAGACTTGACAACCCAAAACCTAATGGGGGAAGTGCTTTCCACACAGTAGCATCAGTCCATGAAATACATCCTACCACCTATTTGTAGGGACTGAATTAGCCACTGACATGGATTACAAAAATCATGTGACATCAGCACAAGAAAAGAAGCCTGTTTTGGGGCAGAAGTGAACAGTCCCAGAGACAAACTTAGTGCTGGACTCAAATAAAGCTGCTTCTGTTCCAGAAACAAGATTACAGAGGGCCCAGACAGGAGGTAAAAGCAAAACTACTGTTTCCATTCACACCCAGCTGTGCACATTCCCTCACAATTGCCTTCAAGGGCCTTATTTATCGGAGACAGCTTTCGTTCTCACCTTGACCATTTTAAAGACAAGGAAATGACGCTGTGCGTGCTGCTGCGGATGCCAACAACTACCGCAACACGCTGAGCCCGAGCACCCCCGCCACTGCCACAGCTGTGACTGCCCGGCCCCCCCCGTGGGCCCTGCCCGGCTCCCCCCGTGGGCACCTGCCCCGCCGGGACCTTCCAAGCCACTGCACATCTAAATTCGCACAGAGCAACTGTCCTTCGCGAGACGTAAGGGATCTCCACGCAGGGCGAAGGCGACTTGGGATGAATGGAAAGAGGCCCCTGCAAGGTTTTGTCCCGGGGCTCTCAAACTGCTCCGGCCGGAACCCTGCGCTTCACCCCGAGCTCGTCCCCTGCGCAAGGCGCGGAGAGCGGGAGCACGAAGGAGCCGGAGcggcccccgcccccgccccagccccagccGGTCCGTCACCCACCGACGGGGCTGCCCCGACGCCCCGGCAGAGGCGCTgccgcccgcgccccgccccgcccggaGCCCCGCGCCGACGGCGCTGCCCGCACCCCGCCACGGGGCGGCTCCCGCTCCGGgcccgcggggccgcgcggCCCTCACCTCTCTCGCCacattcctcctccctgccctccgCCCCCGGGGAGCTGTCGCTGTCGCCGTCGTcgctgctgccgctgccggAGCTCTCGCCCCCCGCTGCCTCCGGCCCCCCGAGGGGCTGCCCCGCGGCCTCCCGCGCGCTCCGGCGCAGCGCCCGCCCTaccgcctcctcctcctcctcctccgcggcggcggcggctgctgctgctcttcctcgtcccgccgcccggccccccgggcccccccgaAGCCGCCGCATGTCCCGCCCGCTCCCGGTGCCGGCGGCGCGCGCAGACGGAGCCAGGCGGAAGCGGGCGGGAAAGGAAGGGGCGTTTATTGGGGCGCGCGGGACCGGCCGAGCGCGTGCGCGGCGGGGGGCCCCGCCCCCGGCGGAGCCTCTCCCGGGAAGCGGGGGGAGAACGGGGGagccccgggcccggcgggaGCAGCGGCGGGCGGCGAGAGGCTGTCGGCCAGGGCGCGGAGCTGCGCGGCCAGCAGGCTGAGCTCccgccccggcggcggcggcgggatgGCGGGCGGTGCcgcggagcggggcgcggggcggtgcTCCCGGGCGCGCAGATAggccgcctcctcctccctgcgGCGGAGACGGGGGTgaggggcggccccgggggcgcggccccgcccctcgCCCCGCTGGAGCCCTCACCTGAGGCAGCGGCTGGTGCAGGTGATGGCGCGGCCGCCGCTGTCCCGCCGCGCCCACACGCGGAGCCAGGCCCAGGTCCGGTCGCTGCGCAGCACCCGCAGCACTGCTGGCCCTGTCGCCGCCCCGGTCCCGAGCGCTGCGGGCAAGCGGCGGCGTGAGCCCGCGGCACCCCCGGGTGGCCAGGGCGAAGCGCCGGGCTCGCCCCTGCGTGGCACCCcgagggggctgcgggcagcCTGCGGCTCTGGCCCCAGCCACGGGTGGCAGAGCCGGGTCTGTCACGGTCCTGCCCTCTGAGAAAGCGGGAGCTCGGGCAGGCTTGTCTCTGCACAGAGGCAAAGCAGCGTGCCCACGTTCTCCAGCTTAGAAGCTACCTGTGACCTTATAGACAGTGTGTAGGGCATGTGAACGCTTCTCTGCTTTGTCCTTTTCAAGCAGGGAGCCACAGCAGGCAAGACtaaattaacttttctgttGTCCTGGACAGCCCCCTTTCAGGCATAGCCAGAGCACGTAGCTGAAGAAAGACAGAGCTGTTCCCAGGCCTCACACTCAcccacagccctgtgctgggccGCTGCTCGGTCAGTGTCCTCAGGGTGCAGGAGGCTGTACCAGGACTGACCGATCAGTTCCTCCCTGCGGTAGCCGAGGTGGTAGATGACACTGGGGGAAGCAAGGGGAGTGGGGACTGAAAGCTTTGCAGGGTCTGCACTGCGTCagcaaggagcagctgtggcACGATGGAGGAGAGAGCGAAACAACAGGGCCACAGGAATGGGTTGCAAACCAGAGGGGAAGGAGGCTTGGGAAGTGTTTCAGAGAGTCTCACTGCTCAGGCAGTGTCCCACACACGGGCTGGGTGAAGGGAAAGGACCTTTGCTGTCAGAGCTGTACAGCTGGGGCTGCGAGGCAAGCAGGCACCCCTCACCTTTCCGTGACATCAGCAAATGTCATGTCTAGGATGTGCATGCTCTGGAAGAGGTCGTCTTGGAAACCAGCATTGCCATCAGCAGGGAACTGCGTGACCGGCGTGCAGAGGGCCAGGAAGGCTGCTGTGGAGGGGGTGGCTGGCCCGTGCAGGGCTGTGAAGTGCCCACGCACTGCCACAGCCCGGTTGCCTCCGTGCTGCAGCCGGAAAGCCTTGGATGTGCGCATCTCGCTGACAAACGTGACTTCTGTGGGGAAACAAACCAGCCGGAGCGGGTCAGGAGCTCCTTTGCTTCATTCCCTGCAGGGGTGGCTGGCCCTGGCTCTCTAACCGCAGCTGCCAAGGGTCAGAGTAGGGTGGCAGCACCTCTGAGACTCCAGCTGAGGCCTTCCTTACCCCTGCTGGGATGCTCCTGGGCAAAGAGGAGCTTCTTGCGAACATCCTCGTGCGCTCCCCCAACTAGGATGTCAAAGACCGTGTCCCCCTGGGCAAGCAGCTCTACCTGATAAAGACAGGGCTGTCTTCATGGACTGTGCCTACCCTGGTGGGCCATGCACTGTCACTGTGAATGCCAGACCACTGGTGCTACAGGCCAGGATCTGCTGGGGGAGCATACTGTGCACACAATAAGGGCACCAGGACAGGTATGGGAAGAGTGACTGTAAAATGCCCGGTGGGCAGGCCTTACCATGGAGAGGCCCAGGACCTCGGCCACATTCTCCGAGATATAGACCAGCTTGCCATTGGCTGAGAGCACAAGCAGAaaccctggcagcagggagagcagctccacaCTGAGGACTGGTCCCACAGGATGAAGAGAGTCTGCTGGGTGAGCATGGAGTGAAGTGCTGTCTTGGGGCAGGAGCAGTGTCCCATGCAGAGCCAAGCCAGCATGGGGTACAGCAGCACCATGGGTACCTGGAGGGAAAAGCTGAGCTCCTCGCAGCCAGAGGCACACCAGGGCCATGGTGTGGAGGTAGGAGAGCCGCTCCTTCTCCCATGTGGAGATGGGCAGCAGGGAGCGCAGTGCCTGCAGCTCCACATTGATCTGGTCCCGGCGAGCCTTGGAGGCACTCTTGGTTGACCTGCAAAGGCAGCTGCTAGGGAGACCTGtccaggggctgggagagggacaGCATTCCCTGCCCACCCCTACGGGGGAACTGCAATTTCAGGGACATGGAGTGGACACGCTTCCCCAGAGAGGCTTAGTGCCCGTGCCAGCTGCGTCTCGGAGAGCAAACCTCTAGTGGCTTTTTGGTGCAGCAGGCATAGGTGCTCGTGGCCACCCAGAGAGGAACACTGCTGGTAGGGCTGGTGACCCTCTTGCTGGGGGCAAAGTTGGACAATGACTTGTGGTTTGGGGGGAACATGAGTGACACAAGCTCCCCACCAAACCCCACAAGACTGGAAACTCTTGAACCACCTGAAATCCCTCTGCCCCTCCAAGCTCCCACACCTCCTCCCCAGGCACCAGCTGGCAGCCTCACTCTTCCAAGCTAGTGCCATAGCCCCTTGCAAGGGCCATTGGCCACTAGGCAAGCCGGCCTGGGGCTCTCCCCAGCCAGGGTGCCATCACAGCCCCATaggtgggaggcagaggggagctCACCTGAATGGCTTCAAGGTAGCGGGTGCCTGCTTGCCCCTTCTGGGCAGGTAGCTCATCTCTGCCTGCAGTGGCCTgtggcagtggctgcagaaGATGGTCATGATGCCGGCGCTAGGATGCCTGAAGCTGACAGCAGCACTCCGCTGCCTTTCCTGTCTCTGTCTGGCTGCCGTCTAAACCTGCTgaccctgctgctcccagtctCCTTTTGTACCCTGCCAGGGCACAGAGGCCAAGCCGCAGATGGAGAGAGTTACCTCTTGTGACGCAACTCCAAACAGCTCGGGGCTATTTTTAGAAGGCAGGCCGCTAAAAATAGCCCTTGCAGCTGGCTGCAATCTGAGAGGGGAAGCAATAAAAGGAAGCCAGGGTCTTTAAAACAAACCTGTCCTCTCAGGAGGGGGTGATGATGAAGGTAGCAGGGATCTCCCTGTGGGGCACACATCCGCCCAGCTCCTGGCCCACATTGttgccagcccagcagaagGTCCATGATGGACTGAAGACCTGTGGCTAGTCTGCCTGTctggcagctgctctccagcatcaCTGATGACTGGGCTGGttgctgggagagggagctgatATGCCAAGAAAATGCACATCCCTGAGTCTACAGGAGGGTCCTTGCAGAGGGATGTCAGGGCCACAGTACCCCTGAACCAGAAGGAACCCTTGAAGGGGAATGGGGTGCCTGTGACCCTCTCCCTGGTGagcctcctcctttcttcccagaGAAGCCCGCTCCCTACTAAAGGTTTGCTCTCCTCAAGGCAGCTGGCATGGGGCACTGACCCTTTCTAGGGCTTGTTGTCTCCACCCAGTGTTTCAGAGATGGTGATTCTCCCCAAAGAAGCCCCAGTAACAGCCAGTCATAGTCAGAGCCAGCAGCATCTTGCGGAGCTTCTGTGCTCAGCGCCATGCTGCGCAGCACAGTGAGCCTGGGTGGCCTGTAGGTGTTTCCTGGTGTCTGGCATCCTACAAGGAGAGTAAGCTTGGTGCTTCAGCGCTGGGGAAGGGAATGCCATAGCAAAAACTTCACCCATTCGCAGCATGGCTTGAGAGTGCGCCTGTGGGTGGGGCAGCTGGTTgagcaggggagctggagctgaTGGACAATGCATGGGAGATGCCCACACGGTCCTCACAGGTAACCTGCAGGAGTCAGCAGTCACAGGTGGGAGCTAAGGCTGCGGGTGCTTTCCCTACGGCAGATGTGCTGTCAGCACACCCTGGCTGCCTTCAGGCCTCAGCCCTGCCCTTGAGGCTCATTACCCGCCACAGCAAGGTGCTGCCAGTATGCAAAGAACAAGCTCTTGCCACAATCAAGTTGCCTTCTGTTCTCTTGCCATGGGGTTTTCCAGGCTCTCATGCCACTCCAGGCTGGTCTGTTGCACCCATGTTGTCCACCTCCCACAGACTGAGGAACCCAAGCATCTCTGCAAACCCATGCTGCTGTATGAGCACTAGTACTTGACCCTGGCTAGATGCCAGCCAGGGCCCTCTGCCACCCAttcccagcacacagccacCACCATATTTTGGTGGTTACCCTGTGACTACATCCCAGGAAATATCCTGAGCAGCTCCCTAGCTTTCCCTATGTTAGCTCTGCTACAGTTGCCACCAGAGCTCCTCTTCTCATTGGACacttctttttcacagaaaagggCTTGGGCACAGCCCTCAGCACCACCTGGGAAGGCTGCTCCAGACATTcctccctggggcagggagctgtggggctcctgccttcctgaggcagcacagcccagaagACATGTACCATCCTCCCTTCTGCCCTCTCGCAGGACAGCACAACCCAAGCCAGGGGCAGGCTCCGGGGTCCAGCTCCccttctcccaccccagccacGGCTGCAGCTCACACCAGCCACTGCCACCACAAACCCCTCCCACACCTCCTCTTCCCCCAGTTTGCCTGCCAGGacacacaaagcagcagaagccatgacTTCCTCAGCATTTATAAAACTCCTGCCAGTTGCTGTTTTACAatgggagctgggcagagagtcCAGCTAGGCCCAGGCCCCCATATGAAGCTCAGCTCAGGCTGGAGCCTGCCATCCAGTGCCAGGAAGCTGGTCAGCGCTGGTGGGTGCAGGCATGGAGGTCCCTGCTCTCTCTAGGCAGCACAGGAACAGTTCATAGCCCAAGGCAATCCCAGGGCAGTGGCTGGTGGTAGGATTTGATTCAGGCCCTTGGAAGATGTCTGGAGACCAGGTCAGCAtagctgcagctccacaggcaCAGGGAAGGAACGCAGAAACACTGGAGCCACCAGCAAAGAGGATTCACCGTTGTGCTGCTAGGGCAAGCCAATTTCTTCCCTGgcagcctgctctgccttcaCACTTATGCTGCCCAAAGCATGACAAGGGCAGAAGGAGACCTGGCTTGGGCAAGATAAACTGAGTTCACATGTTCCTTTTTTGAAAGGGTTAAAAACTCATGCAGGTAATAGAGCAAGAGATCAGTATATGGAGGGGTGAGGACAGGCTGGTAGAGGGATGAGCCGGTGTCAGCCCTGAGAAGAGACAATGGGGCGGCTGATGGTGCTGTTTGTTGTCATGGCCGAGAGCTCCCATCTGTAATACACCAATAGGATACACTGAGAGAAAGCACAAACACAATGCCAGCCTCTGCTGTGGTCTCCAGGCCACCCTGAAGCTGCACAGTGCTAGGGAGGGCCCCAGGCAGCCCTCAGCCAGGGCTGAAGCATCCCAAGGACAGGGTGCACCCATGGGGTGACCTCCCAGCAAGGCAGTACCTG
The Apus apus isolate bApuApu2 chromosome 3, bApuApu2.pri.cur, whole genome shotgun sequence genome window above contains:
- the NPAS4 gene encoding neuronal PAS domain-containing protein 4 gives rise to the protein MTIFCSHCHRPLQAEMSYLPRRGKQAPATLKPFRSTKSASKARRDQINVELQALRSLLPISTWEKERLSYLHTMALVCLWLRGAQLFPPDSLHPVGPVLSVELLSLLPGFLLVLSANGKLVYISENVAEVLGLSMVELLAQGDTVFDILVGGAHEDVRKKLLFAQEHPSREVTFVSEMRTSKAFRLQHGGNRAVAVRGHFTALHGPATPSTAAFLALCTPVTQFPADGNAGFQDDLFQSMHILDMTFADVTESVIYHLGYRREELIGQSWYSLLHPEDTDRAAAQHRAVALGTGAATGPAVLRVLRSDRTWAWLRVWARRDSGGRAITCTSRCLREEEAAYLRAREHRPAPRSAAPPAIPPPPPGRELSLLAAQLRALADSLSPPAAAPAGPGAPPFSPRFPGEAPPGAGPPAAHALGRSRAPQ